One Castanea sativa cultivar Marrone di Chiusa Pesio chromosome 4, ASM4071231v1 DNA window includes the following coding sequences:
- the LOC142632879 gene encoding uncharacterized protein LOC142632879, with product MASDMVGTFASPNPNTNAALMSGATDHVVHSLSCFTTVAATVNTFVNLPNGEIALVIHVGTVRILENLILTNPEIWHSRLGHFSNAKLALIRNTNVHIDNANKVFNCEICPLAKQKRLPFAISTHVSNECFDLIHCDLWGPFFVLTVVGCKFFVTIVDDCTRSKFAPRARKCIFLGYPFGVKGYNVLDLNSNTVFTSKDVTFHDFFFPFSAQATDFIDAFILWVDTTIESDLGTFVTPVSILDVTLDSSKSFPISDHPYLPEPISEPFAHDVSSNDSISLSKSVPNPLANPPPIRKSTRVHKTLVYLQDYACTAALASPSTTATSHPSGSPYDISACLTYSHLDPAYKSYLMTVSGGPSTQYFSQAVLDPLWGEAMDKEIQALEATKT from the exons ATGGCATCTGATATGGTGGGTACTTTTGCTTCACCCAATCCCAATACTAATGCTGCTTTAATGTCAG GAGCAACAGACCACGTGGTGCATTCTTTATCATGTTTTACTACTGTTGCAGCTACTGTAAACACCTTTGTTAATTTGCCTAATGGTGAAATAGCCTTAGTCATACATGTAGGAACTGTTAGGATTTTAGAAAACCTCATTCTCACCAAT CCAGAAATTTGGCATTCTAGATTAGGGCATTTTTCAAATGCCAAGTTGGCTTTGATAAGGAACACTAATGTACATATTGACAATGCTAATAAAGTGttcaattgtgaaatttgtccATTGGCCAAGCAGAAAAGGTTGCCCTTTGCTATAAGTACTCATGTTTCAAATGAatgttttgatttgattcattgTGATTTGTGGGGTCCCTTTTTTGTTCTTACTGTTGTTGGCTGCAAGTTCTTTGTAACCATTGTGGATGATTGCACAAG GTCTAAGTTTGCTCCTAGAGCTAGGAAATGCATTTTCTTAGGATATCCCTTTGGTGTTAAAGGGTACAATGTTTTGGATTTGAACAGTAATACTGTTTTCACTTCTAAAGATGTGActttccatgattttttttttcctttttctgctCAAGCTACTGATTTCATAGATGCTTTTATTCTTTGGGTTGATACTACTATTGAAAGTGATTTGGGTACTTTTGTTACTCCTGTTAGTATACTTGATGTAACACTTGATTCTTCAAAGTCCTTTCCCATATCTGATCATCCTTATCTTCCTGAACCTATTTCAGAACCTTTTGCTCATGATGTTTCTTCTAATGATTCCATTTCCTTGTCAAAATCTGTTCCTAACCCCCTTGCAAATCCACCACCAATTAGAAAGTCTACTAGAGTTCATAAAACTCTAGTGTATTTGCAAGATTATGCTTGTACTGCAGCACTTGCATCACCAAGCACAACTGCCACTTCTCATCCTTCAGGCTCACCTTATGACATTTCAGCTTGCTTAACATATTCCCATTTGGATCCTGCATACAAGTCCTACTTAATGACTGTTAGTGGGGGTCCTTCAACTCAATATTTCTCTCAGGCTGTTCTTGATCCTTTGTGGGGAGAGGCTATGGACAAAGAGATTCAAGCCCTAGAAGCCACTAAGACTTAG
- the LOC142632877 gene encoding uncharacterized protein LOC142632877, whose amino-acid sequence MASSETDVPSNSHNTQSPHANANSNGGSNASNPYFLSSIENPGNTLVTQPLLGMRNYQSWSRGIVLALTAKKKIGFINGKIQKLDVDSNLYEDWESCNTMVLSWLINSMHVDVSSSIMYCETTREMWLELQHVFSQGNGPKVYDLQRGNSHMSQNHISVTEYYTKFKRLWDQLLNFESLPECSCGAMKILNASHEKTYVMRFLMGLNENYETLRSQILMLEPFPSMSRVYSLVLQKEFHKHIGHGAAGSSQSDTMTMYTNSKGKSNFNWNKGNGRKERPFCTHCNMQGHTIDKCYKLHGYPPGYKPKGKSDANQVSCNYVNGADRAMVPQINVLFPRKNGSDF is encoded by the coding sequence ATGGCGTCCTCAGAAACTGATGTTCCCTCAAATTCACACAACACACAATCCCCGCATGCAAATGCAAATTCCAATGGTGGTTCTAATGCTTCTAATCCGTATTTTCTCAGTTCCATTGAGAATCCAGGAAACACACTTGTCACTCAGCCACTGCTTGGAATGCGCAACTATCAGTCTTGGTCTAGAGGAATAGTTCTTGCTCTCACTGCCAAGAAGAAAATTGGCTTTATTAATGGAAAGATTCAGAAGCTAGATGTTGATTCAAATTTGTATGAGGATTGGGAAAGCTGCAACACCATGGTTCTTTCATGGTTGATCAACTCCATGCATGTTGATGTCTCTAGCAGCATCATGTATTGCGAAACAACAAGAGAGATGTGGTTGGAGTTGCAGCATGTGTTTTCACAAGGTAATGGTCCTAAGGTGTATGATTTACAGAGGGGAAATTCTCACATGTCTCAGAATCACATATCAGTCACTGAGTATTATACAAAGTTCAAACGATTGTGGGATCAATTGTTGAATTTTGAGTCTCTTCCTGAATGTTCTTGTGGAGCAATGAAGATCTTGAATGCTTCGCATGAAAAGACGTATGTCATGAGGTTTTTGATGGGCTTGAATGAGAATTATGAGACTCTAAGAAGTCAAATTCTCATGTTAGAGCCATTCCCTTCAATGAGCAGAGTTTACTCTTTGGTGCTTCAAAAAGAATTTCACAAGCATATTGGTCATGGAGCTGCTGGATCCTCTCAGTCAGATACTATGACTATGTACACCAATTCCAAAGGAAAATCCAATTTTAATTGGAACAAAGGTAATGGTAGGAAGGAGAGGCCTTTTTGCACACATTGCAACATGCAAGGGCATACAATTGATAAATGCTATAAATTGCATGGGTACCCTCCTGGTTACAAGCCTAAAGGGAAGTCTGACGCTAATCAAGTCTCATGTAATTATGTCAATGGAGCAGACAGAGCCATGGTTCCACAAATCAATGTCCTATTTCCAAGAAAAAATGGGAGCGACTTCTAG